A single genomic interval of Streptomyces sp. NBC_00663 harbors:
- a CDS encoding response regulator transcription factor → MPADRALRIVLAEDSVLLRDGLVGLLTRFGHEVVAAVGDADALLTAVAEHAPDVVVTDVRMPPGFQDEGLHAAVKLREERPGLPVLVLSQYVQRAYAAELLDSGDGSGVGYLLKDRVGQIEEFVDALHKVAAGGTVVDPEVVRQLLRRRRDPLARLSPREREVLALIAEGRSNGAIAKALVVSEAAVGKHIGSILTKLDLPPADDTHRRVLAVLAYLRA, encoded by the coding sequence TTGCCGGCCGACCGAGCCCTGCGCATAGTCCTCGCCGAGGACAGCGTCCTGCTGCGCGACGGCCTCGTCGGCCTGCTCACCCGGTTCGGGCACGAGGTGGTGGCGGCCGTCGGCGACGCGGACGCCCTCCTCACCGCCGTCGCCGAGCACGCGCCGGATGTGGTCGTGACCGACGTCCGCATGCCGCCCGGCTTCCAGGACGAGGGGCTGCACGCGGCGGTGAAGCTGCGCGAGGAGCGGCCAGGACTGCCGGTGCTGGTGCTCAGCCAGTATGTGCAGCGGGCGTACGCCGCCGAACTCCTCGACTCCGGGGACGGCAGCGGAGTCGGCTATCTGCTCAAGGACCGGGTGGGACAGATCGAGGAGTTCGTGGACGCCCTCCACAAGGTCGCGGCCGGAGGGACGGTCGTGGACCCCGAGGTCGTACGGCAACTGCTGCGCCGCCGGCGGGATCCGCTCGCCCGGCTCAGCCCGCGCGAGCGGGAGGTGCTGGCGCTGATAGCCGAGGGCAGGTCGAACGGCGCGATAGCCAAGGCGCTGGTGGTGTCCGAGGCGGCCGTAGGCAAGCACATCGGCTCGATCCTCACCAAGCTGGACCTGCCACCGGCGGACGACACCCACCGCAGGGTGCTGGCGGTGCTCGCCTACCTCAGGGCCTGA
- a CDS encoding GNAT family N-acetyltransferase — translation MHAIRRVSFDHPDAIKLNDQVQAEYAVRYGDDGDATPLAPSDFDPPNGVYLIAYDADDSPVATGGWRAQDTNDEGYRDGDAELKRMYVIEQARGNGLARRILAALEEDARAAGRVRMVLETGDKQPEAIALYASSGYEPCEKFGYYRHYESSRCYAKAL, via the coding sequence ATGCATGCCATCCGTCGCGTCTCCTTCGACCACCCCGACGCCATCAAGCTCAACGACCAGGTCCAGGCCGAGTACGCCGTCCGCTACGGCGACGACGGCGATGCCACCCCCCTGGCCCCGTCCGACTTCGACCCGCCGAACGGCGTCTACCTCATCGCCTACGACGCGGACGACAGCCCGGTCGCCACGGGTGGCTGGCGCGCGCAGGACACCAATGACGAGGGGTACCGCGACGGGGACGCCGAGCTGAAGCGGATGTACGTCATAGAGCAGGCGCGGGGCAACGGTCTCGCCCGGCGCATACTGGCCGCGCTGGAGGAGGACGCGCGGGCGGCGGGTCGGGTGCGCATGGTGCTGGAGACGGGCGACAAGCAGCCGGAGGCCATCGCGCTGTACGCCTCCAGCGGGTACGAGCCGTGCGAGAAGTTCGGGTACTACCGCCACTACGAGTCGAGCCGCTGCTACGCGAAGGCGCTGTGA
- a CDS encoding exodeoxyribonuclease III — protein MLTVTSANVNGLRAAAKKGFVEWLADTSADVLCLQEVRAEPQQLPEEVRAPDGWHVVHAPAAAKGRAGVSLYSRREPDRVRIGFGSSEFDTSGRYVEVDLPGVTVASLYLPSGEVGTERQDEKVRFMGEFLAYLKGLRERAAADGREVVVCGDWNIAHQPADLKNWRANQKNSGFLPEERAWLTQVLDAGDGGYVDVVRALHPEVEGPYSWWSYRGRAFDNDSGWRIDYHVSTPGLAAKAVKGFVERAATHAERWSDHAPVTVVYDL, from the coding sequence GTGCTCACTGTGACCTCTGCGAATGTAAACGGACTCCGCGCCGCCGCGAAGAAGGGCTTCGTGGAGTGGCTCGCCGACACCTCCGCCGATGTGCTCTGTCTGCAAGAGGTGCGGGCCGAGCCGCAGCAGCTGCCCGAAGAGGTCCGCGCGCCCGACGGCTGGCACGTCGTGCACGCCCCGGCCGCCGCCAAGGGCCGCGCCGGTGTCTCCCTCTACAGTCGCCGCGAGCCCGACCGGGTGCGGATCGGCTTCGGGTCGAGCGAGTTCGACACCAGCGGCCGGTACGTGGAGGTCGACCTGCCCGGTGTGACCGTCGCCTCCCTCTACCTGCCCTCCGGCGAGGTCGGCACCGAGCGCCAGGACGAGAAGGTCCGCTTCATGGGCGAGTTCCTCGCCTACCTCAAGGGGCTGCGCGAGCGGGCCGCCGCCGACGGCCGCGAGGTCGTCGTCTGCGGCGACTGGAACATCGCCCACCAGCCGGCCGACCTGAAGAACTGGCGCGCCAACCAGAAGAACTCCGGCTTCCTGCCGGAGGAGCGGGCCTGGCTGACGCAGGTCCTCGACGCGGGCGACGGGGGGTACGTCGACGTGGTGCGGGCGCTGCATCCGGAGGTCGAGGGGCCGTACTCGTGGTGGTCGTACCGGGGGCGGGCCTTCGACAATGATTCAGGTTGGCGCATCGACTACCACGTCTCGACCCCGGGCCTGGCGGCCAAGGCGGTCAAGGGGTTCGTGGAGCGGGCGGCCACGCACGCCGAGCGCTGGTCGGACCATGCGCCGGTGACCGTGGTCTACGACCTCTGA
- a CDS encoding MerR family transcriptional regulator: MEELARQAGITVRTLRFYRERKLIPPPRREGRIAWYDDHHLARLRTIAALLERGHTLTGIAELAEALDNGRDVADLLGVEPPSEEEPVHLTPEELAARFEGQVTPENLAAALELGYLGTDGDEIVHISRRLLDVSSALVAEGIPLAEVLTAGKRVRDHVDELAEMFTDLVLRHATENDLERLRPLARSVVEAELSLALDRRLRKQSRPGQEP, encoded by the coding sequence ATGGAGGAGCTGGCCAGGCAGGCCGGCATCACGGTGCGCACCCTGCGCTTCTACCGCGAACGCAAACTGATTCCGCCGCCGCGCCGCGAGGGCCGTATCGCCTGGTACGACGACCATCACCTGGCCCGGCTGCGCACGATCGCGGCGCTCCTGGAACGCGGCCACACCCTGACGGGCATCGCGGAACTGGCCGAAGCCCTGGACAACGGCCGCGACGTGGCGGACCTCCTGGGCGTCGAACCCCCCTCGGAAGAGGAACCGGTCCACCTCACCCCGGAGGAACTCGCCGCCCGCTTCGAGGGCCAGGTCACCCCGGAGAACCTCGCCGCCGCCCTGGAGCTGGGCTACCTCGGCACCGACGGCGACGAGATCGTCCACATCAGCCGCCGTCTCCTCGACGTCTCCTCCGCCCTGGTCGCCGAGGGCATCCCCCTCGCGGAGGTCCTCACCGCCGGCAAACGCGTCCGCGACCACGTCGACGAACTCGCGGAGATGTTCACCGACCTCGTCCTCCGCCACGCCACCGAGAACGACCTCGAACGCCTGCGCCCGCTGGCGCGGAGCGTGGTGGAGGCGGAGCTTTCACTGGCACTGGACCGGCGGCTGCGCAAGCAAAGCAGGCCGGGACAGGAGCCCTGA
- a CDS encoding flavin-containing monooxygenase: MTEHEHVRVAVIGSGFGGLGAAVRLRREGVTDFVVLERADSVGGTWRDNSYPGCACDVPSHLYSFSFAPHPDWPRTFSGQEHIRAYLEHVADVFHLRPHIRFDSEVMRMTWDAERLCWDIEVKGGGRLSADFVVSATGPLSDPKVPEIPGLDSFPGKVFHSARWDHDYDLRGKRVAVVGTGASAIQIVPAIQPQVGRLTLFQRTPPWVMPRVDRAITGAERALHRALPFTGQARRGLLWGIRELQVSAFTKHPDQLGFVEQLAKRNMGRAVKDPALRAKLTPDYRIGCKRILLSSTYYPALARPNVDVVASGLRAVRGSTLVAADGSEAEVDAIVFGTGFHVTDMPIAERVVGAEGKTLAEVWKGGMEALRGASAAGFPNWMTIIGPNTGLGNSSMILMIESQLNYMADFVRQLDVLGGRAALDARPSAVGAWNRRVQERMKRTVWNTGGCTSWYLDENGRNTTIWPGTTSEFRRATRRVDITEYEVLRTRKPPEEEKETGKVTGKEKGTGKEEKSAGVSA, from the coding sequence ATGACCGAGCACGAGCATGTGCGGGTGGCGGTGATCGGGTCCGGGTTCGGTGGGCTCGGGGCCGCCGTACGGCTGCGGCGGGAGGGTGTCACCGACTTCGTCGTGCTGGAGCGCGCGGACAGCGTGGGCGGCACCTGGCGGGACAACAGTTACCCCGGGTGCGCGTGCGATGTGCCCTCCCACCTGTACTCCTTCTCCTTCGCCCCCCATCCCGACTGGCCCCGCACCTTCTCCGGGCAGGAGCACATCCGGGCCTATCTGGAGCATGTGGCCGATGTCTTCCACCTCCGGCCGCACATCCGCTTCGACTCCGAAGTGATGAGGATGACCTGGGACGCGGAGCGGCTCTGCTGGGACATCGAGGTCAAGGGGGGCGGGCGGCTCTCCGCCGACTTCGTCGTCTCCGCCACCGGGCCGCTGTCCGACCCCAAGGTCCCCGAGATCCCCGGCCTCGACTCCTTCCCCGGAAAGGTCTTCCACTCCGCGCGCTGGGACCACGACTACGACCTGCGCGGCAAGCGGGTCGCCGTGGTGGGGACCGGGGCCTCCGCGATCCAGATCGTGCCCGCCATCCAGCCGCAGGTCGGCCGGCTCACCCTCTTCCAGCGCACCCCGCCCTGGGTGATGCCCCGCGTCGACCGGGCCATCACCGGCGCCGAGCGGGCGCTGCACCGGGCGCTGCCGTTCACCGGGCAGGCCCGGCGTGGACTGCTGTGGGGGATCCGGGAGTTGCAGGTCTCGGCGTTCACCAAACACCCCGACCAGCTCGGGTTCGTCGAGCAGCTGGCCAAGCGGAACATGGGGCGGGCCGTCAAGGACCCGGCCCTGCGCGCCAAGCTCACCCCCGACTACCGCATCGGCTGCAAGCGCATCCTGCTGAGCAGCACCTACTACCCGGCGCTCGCCCGGCCCAACGTCGATGTCGTCGCCAGCGGTCTGCGGGCCGTGCGCGGCTCCACCCTCGTCGCCGCCGACGGCAGCGAGGCCGAGGTGGACGCCATCGTCTTCGGCACCGGCTTCCACGTCACCGACATGCCCATCGCCGAACGGGTCGTGGGCGCGGAGGGCAAGACGCTCGCCGAGGTGTGGAAGGGCGGCATGGAGGCCCTGCGCGGTGCCTCCGCCGCCGGGTTCCCCAACTGGATGACCATCATCGGGCCCAACACCGGGCTCGGGAACTCCTCGATGATCCTGATGATCGAGTCCCAGCTGAACTACATGGCCGACTTCGTACGGCAGTTGGACGTCCTCGGCGGTCGCGCCGCCCTGGACGCCCGGCCGAGCGCCGTCGGCGCCTGGAACCGGCGGGTGCAGGAGCGGATGAAGCGCACGGTGTGGAACACCGGCGGCTGCACCAGCTGGTACCTCGACGAGAACGGCCGCAACACCACCATCTGGCCGGGGACGACGAGCGAGTTCCGGCGGGCGACGCGACGCGTGGACATCACCGAGTACGAGGTGCTCCGCACGAGGAAGCCGCCAGAGGAAGAGAAAGAGACGGGGAAAGTGACGGGGAAAGAGAAGGGGACAGGGAAAGAGGAGAAGTCGGCGGGGGTGTCCGCGTGA
- a CDS encoding alpha/beta fold hydrolase gives MSRLMSVGSGPYAPPVPARELTAVSADGARLHVEVHGPEGAPVVVLAHGWTCSTAFWAAQIRDLAVDHRVVAYDQRGHGRSPASPACTVDALADDLEAVLEATLAPGEKAVIAGHSMGGMTVMAAAARKNLQERAAAVLLCSTGSSRLVAESTVVPLRPGRLRTWLTQRVLGSRAPLGPVTPLARRILRYGTMGPGSAPHMVEACARIVHACPRKVRYAWSQVLDLIDLDHGVRSLDVPTAVLVGTADRLTPPVHARALVAALPQCVGLTELPGLGHMTPVEAPELVTGKIRDLVLTYATLKEGA, from the coding sequence GTGAGCCGGCTGATGTCCGTCGGGTCCGGGCCGTACGCCCCGCCCGTCCCCGCCCGAGAACTGACCGCCGTCTCCGCCGACGGGGCCCGGCTGCATGTCGAGGTCCACGGTCCCGAGGGCGCGCCCGTCGTCGTCCTCGCCCACGGCTGGACCTGCTCGACCGCCTTCTGGGCGGCGCAGATACGGGATCTCGCCGTCGACCACCGGGTCGTCGCCTACGACCAGCGCGGTCACGGACGCAGCCCGGCGAGCCCGGCGTGCACCGTGGACGCGCTCGCCGACGACCTGGAAGCCGTACTGGAGGCGACCCTCGCACCGGGGGAGAAGGCCGTGATCGCCGGGCACTCGATGGGCGGGATGACCGTGATGGCGGCCGCCGCCAGGAAGAACCTCCAGGAGCGTGCCGCCGCCGTCCTGCTGTGCAGCACCGGGTCCTCGCGGCTGGTCGCCGAGTCCACCGTCGTCCCCCTGCGGCCCGGGCGGCTGCGGACCTGGCTGACCCAGCGCGTCCTCGGATCGCGGGCGCCGCTCGGGCCGGTCACTCCCCTCGCCCGGCGGATCCTCAGGTACGGGACGATGGGGCCGGGTTCGGCGCCGCACATGGTGGAGGCGTGCGCGCGGATCGTGCACGCGTGCCCGCGCAAGGTGCGGTACGCCTGGTCGCAGGTGCTCGACCTGATCGACCTCGACCACGGCGTACGCTCCCTCGACGTGCCGACGGCCGTCCTCGTCGGTACGGCCGACCGGCTGACGCCGCCGGTGCACGCGCGGGCGCTGGTGGCGGCGCTGCCGCAGTGTGTGGGGCTCACCGAACTGCCGGGACTCGGGCACATGACGCCCGTGGAGGCTCCCGAGCTGGTCACCGGGAAGATCCGGGACCTCGTGCTGACGTACGCGACGCTCAAGGAGGGCGCATGA
- a CDS encoding SDR family oxidoreductase codes for MSRVGLEGQVAVVTGAARGVGELLARKLSARGVKVALVGLEPDALKQVSERLHSESDHWYADVTDHEAMARVAREVKERFGKVDIVVANAGVATGGPFVDSDPEAWRRVIEVNLIGSAVTARAFLPVLMESRGYLLQIASLAAITPAPMMTAYCASKSGVEAYAHSLRAEVGYKGVRVGVGYLSWTDTDMVRGADQDEVMRELRQRLPWPSNKTYPLGPAVDRIVAGIERRSSHVYGQWWLRGMQGVRGYLPGLIGTVGVREMRRFGDRLEGMRSGLVGAGGAADEEARATRRD; via the coding sequence ATGAGCAGGGTCGGTCTCGAAGGACAGGTCGCCGTCGTCACGGGCGCCGCGCGCGGCGTCGGGGAGCTGCTCGCGCGGAAGTTGTCGGCGCGGGGGGTGAAGGTCGCGCTGGTGGGCCTGGAGCCGGACGCGTTGAAGCAGGTCTCCGAGCGGCTGCACAGCGAGAGCGACCACTGGTACGCCGACGTCACCGACCACGAGGCGATGGCGCGGGTGGCGCGGGAGGTCAAGGAGCGGTTCGGCAAGGTCGACATCGTCGTCGCCAACGCCGGTGTGGCGACCGGCGGGCCCTTTGTGGACTCCGATCCCGAGGCGTGGCGGCGGGTCATCGAGGTGAACCTCATCGGGTCGGCCGTCACGGCCCGTGCCTTCCTGCCCGTGCTGATGGAGAGCCGCGGCTATCTGCTCCAGATCGCCTCGCTGGCCGCCATCACGCCCGCGCCGATGATGACCGCGTACTGCGCGTCCAAGTCGGGCGTGGAGGCGTACGCGCACAGCCTGCGGGCCGAAGTCGGCTACAAGGGCGTACGGGTCGGGGTCGGGTATCTGTCCTGGACCGACACGGACATGGTGCGCGGGGCGGACCAGGACGAGGTCATGCGGGAGCTGCGGCAGCGGCTGCCGTGGCCCTCCAACAAGACGTATCCGCTGGGTCCCGCGGTGGACCGGATCGTCGCCGGGATCGAGCGGCGTTCCAGCCATGTGTACGGGCAGTGGTGGCTGCGCGGGATGCAGGGGGTGCGCGGGTATCTGCCGGGGCTCATCGGGACGGTCGGGGTACGCGAGATGCGGCGCTTCGGGGACCGATTGGAGGGCATGCGCTCAGGACTCGTCGGCGCAGGTGGGGCGGCTGATGAGGAGGCGCGCGCTACGCGGCGTGACTGA
- a CDS encoding S41 family peptidase, giving the protein MSYLRLPHLSGDLLCFVAEDDLWLAPLDGADRAWRLTVDRTKVGHPRFSPDGRHIAYTSWRSLVPEIHLVDVAGGPGRRLTYWGSPDTQVCGWTPADSNGGAQILAVASHGEPFSYFTWAYKVPTDGDPGRKLPWGPVSDLQVADFDGDRRTLLLTGTPPHEPAAWKRYRGGATGRLWLHGHRLLEELDGHLHSPMFVGGRIAFLSDHEGVGNLYSCAHDGTDLRRHTDHDAFYARHASSDGHRVVYQCAGDLWIVDDLSPAGTPRRLDVRLSGPRAGRRTYQVPAAQHVDGVSVDETGRASAVVVRGSLYWLTHRDGPARTITDTPGVRVRLPEMLGSVGQVAYVTDADGEDAIEIAYLPRATGDREPRRLASGELGRVLELVSDPQGERLAIASHDGRLLLITVSDDAAAAAGTEDSNGEVTELIRSVNGPVRDLSFSPDGAWLTWSHPGIGRSLRQIKMARIKDRLIIDVTNGRFEDENPVFTRDGRYLAFLSWRGFDPVYDVHTGDLSFPLGCRPYLVPLSSATPSPFALNPEGRPAAGGLDPAEDEPGDGSAVTVEVEGLESRVTPFPVSASKYSALYPVAGGGLVWLRWPISGALGETFANPDDTSGRPTLEYFNITKAKKSELVDDLDWFAVSGDGSRLVIVDEGDLRAVPATESGDSDSTVWIDARRILHEADPGAEWRQSYEEAGRIIRAYFWDPGMCGIDWDAVLDQYRPLVERVATPDEFADLLREVLGELGTSHAYVTAARRNEGPPHYQRRQGLLGANLVRREAGWTVRRILPGDSSDSKARSPLAGTGIREGAVLTHVDGRPVDPVTGPYPLLAGAGGTTVELTFTPAEGEGRARRVAVVPLLDERPLRYQDWVAKRRQVVRELSGGRCGYLHIPDMGGSGWAQFNRDLRMEVSRPALIVDVRGNAGGHISELVVEKLTRTILGWDLTRNAQPVSYASNAPRGPVVALADEATSSDGDMITAAFKLLKLGPVVGQRTWGGVVGMTGRHQLGDGTIITVPMNAGWFDAYGWTVENRGVTPDLEVLRTPLDWAEGRHAQLDDAVQLAVDLLTTNPPATPPDYSNVPDRSRPKLPPRT; this is encoded by the coding sequence GTGAGCTATCTGCGCCTGCCGCATCTGAGCGGTGACCTGCTGTGCTTCGTGGCCGAGGACGACCTGTGGCTGGCCCCCCTGGACGGAGCCGACCGCGCCTGGCGGCTCACCGTCGACCGCACCAAGGTGGGCCACCCGCGCTTCTCCCCCGACGGCCGCCACATCGCGTACACGAGCTGGCGCAGCCTCGTGCCCGAGATCCACCTGGTGGACGTGGCGGGCGGCCCCGGCAGACGGCTGACCTATTGGGGGTCGCCGGACACCCAGGTGTGCGGCTGGACCCCGGCCGACAGCAACGGCGGGGCGCAGATCCTCGCCGTCGCCTCGCACGGCGAGCCCTTCTCGTACTTCACCTGGGCCTACAAGGTGCCCACCGACGGCGATCCCGGCCGCAAGCTGCCCTGGGGCCCGGTCTCCGACCTCCAGGTCGCCGACTTCGACGGCGACCGCAGAACCCTGCTGCTCACCGGCACCCCACCGCACGAACCGGCCGCCTGGAAGCGCTACCGGGGCGGCGCCACGGGCCGCCTGTGGCTGCACGGCCACCGCCTGCTCGAAGAGCTCGACGGCCATCTCCACTCCCCCATGTTCGTCGGCGGCCGGATCGCATTCCTCTCCGACCACGAGGGCGTCGGCAACCTCTACTCCTGCGCCCACGACGGCACCGACCTGCGCCGCCACACCGACCACGACGCCTTCTACGCCCGGCACGCGTCGAGCGACGGCCACCGGGTGGTGTACCAGTGCGCGGGCGACCTGTGGATCGTCGACGACCTGTCCCCGGCCGGGACGCCCCGCAGGCTCGACGTCCGCCTCAGCGGCCCGCGCGCGGGACGCCGTACGTACCAGGTGCCGGCCGCCCAGCACGTGGACGGCGTCTCGGTCGACGAGACGGGCCGCGCGAGCGCCGTCGTCGTCCGCGGCAGCCTCTACTGGCTCACCCACCGCGACGGCCCGGCCCGTACGATCACCGACACCCCGGGGGTACGGGTCCGGCTCCCGGAGATGCTCGGCTCGGTCGGCCAGGTCGCGTACGTCACCGACGCGGACGGCGAGGACGCGATCGAGATCGCCTATCTGCCGCGCGCGACCGGCGACCGCGAGCCCAGACGCCTGGCCTCGGGCGAGCTGGGCCGCGTCCTGGAGCTGGTGTCCGACCCTCAGGGCGAGCGTCTGGCCATCGCCTCCCACGACGGGCGGCTCCTCCTCATCACTGTGTCTGATGATGCGGCTGCCGCCGCGGGGACGGAGGACTCCAACGGCGAGGTCACCGAGCTGATCCGCTCCGTCAACGGCCCGGTACGGGACCTCTCCTTCTCCCCGGACGGGGCGTGGCTGACCTGGTCCCACCCGGGCATCGGGCGCTCCCTGCGCCAGATCAAGATGGCCCGCATAAAGGACCGGTTGATCATCGACGTCACCAACGGCCGCTTCGAGGACGAGAACCCGGTCTTCACGCGGGACGGCCGCTACCTCGCCTTCCTCTCCTGGCGCGGCTTCGACCCGGTGTACGACGTCCACACCGGCGACCTCTCCTTCCCGCTGGGCTGCCGCCCGTACCTGGTCCCGCTGTCCTCCGCGACCCCCTCCCCCTTCGCCCTGAACCCGGAAGGGCGCCCGGCGGCCGGCGGCCTGGACCCGGCGGAGGACGAGCCGGGCGACGGCAGCGCGGTCACGGTGGAGGTCGAGGGCCTGGAAAGCCGCGTGACGCCCTTCCCGGTCAGCGCCTCCAAGTACTCGGCGCTGTACCCGGTGGCGGGCGGCGGACTGGTCTGGCTGCGCTGGCCGATCTCGGGCGCCCTCGGCGAGACCTTCGCCAACCCGGACGACACGAGCGGCCGTCCGACCCTGGAGTACTTCAACATCACCAAGGCGAAGAAGTCCGAACTCGTCGACGACCTCGACTGGTTCGCGGTCAGCGGTGACGGGTCGCGGCTGGTGATCGTCGACGAGGGCGATCTGCGCGCGGTGCCCGCCACGGAGTCCGGCGACAGCGACTCCACCGTCTGGATCGACGCCCGCCGCATCCTGCACGAGGCCGACCCGGGTGCCGAGTGGCGCCAGTCCTACGAGGAGGCGGGCCGGATCATCCGCGCCTACTTCTGGGACCCCGGGATGTGCGGCATCGACTGGGACGCGGTCCTCGACCAGTACCGCCCGCTGGTGGAACGGGTGGCGACCCCGGACGAGTTCGCCGACCTGCTCCGCGAGGTCCTCGGCGAACTGGGCACCTCCCACGCCTATGTCACCGCCGCCCGCCGCAACGAGGGCCCGCCCCACTACCAGCGCCGCCAGGGCCTGCTGGGCGCCAACCTGGTCCGGCGGGAGGCCGGTTGGACGGTCCGGCGCATCCTCCCCGGCGACTCCTCCGACTCCAAGGCCCGCTCCCCGCTGGCCGGCACGGGCATCCGCGAGGGCGCGGTCCTCACCCACGTCGACGGCCGCCCGGTCGATCCGGTGACCGGCCCGTACCCGCTGCTCGCCGGGGCGGGCGGTACGACGGTGGAGCTGACGTTCACCCCGGCGGAGGGCGAGGGCCGCGCACGGCGCGTGGCGGTGGTCCCCCTGCTCGACGAACGCCCCCTGCGGTACCAGGACTGGGTGGCCAAACGACGGCAGGTGGTACGGGAGTTGAGCGGCGGTCGCTGCGGCTATCTGCACATCCCCGACATGGGCGGCTCGGGCTGGGCCCAGTTCAACCGGGACCTGCGCATGGAGGTGTCGAGGCCGGCCCTGATCGTCGACGTACGCGGCAACGCGGGCGGCCACATCAGCGAGTTGGTGGTGGAGAAGCTGACCCGCACGATCCTCGGCTGGGACCTCACGAGAAACGCCCAGCCGGTGTCGTACGCCTCAAACGCCCCTCGCGGCCCGGTAGTCGCCCTCGCCGACGAGGCGACCTCCTCGGACGGCGACATGATCACGGCCGCCTTCAAACTCCTCAAGCTCGGCCCGGTCGTGGGCCAGCGCACCTGGGGCGGAGTCGTCGGCATGACCGGCCGCCACCAACTGGGCGACGGAACGATCATCACCGTACCGATGAACGCGGGCTGGTTCGACGCGTACGGCTGGACCGTGGAGAACCGGGGCGTCACCCCGGACCTGGAAGTCCTGCGCACCCCCCTGGACTGGGCAGAGGGCCGCCACGCCCAACTGGACGACGCGGTGCAACTGGCGGTGGACCTACTGACCACCAACCCACCCGCGACCCCGCCGGACTACTCGAACGTACCGGACCGATCAAGGCCAAAACTGCCGCCGAGAACATGA
- a CDS encoding TetR/AcrR family transcriptional regulator, which produces MTEVATARRSRITPEREAELYEAVLDLLREVGYDALTMDAVAARTKSSKATLYRQWGGKAELVAKAVRHTKPGGAGVAQIDTGSLRGDLHALTMRSDDCEMEQNSALMRGLAMAIHGNPDLLKAFKEHLIGPEVADFRTVLQRAVDRGEIRPDNPAIDFVMHMMIGGFAARSMIDEQPPTQAFLLSYIDAVVLPALGNQNY; this is translated from the coding sequence ATGACTGAGGTCGCAACGGCGCGTCGCAGTCGGATCACGCCCGAGCGTGAGGCCGAGCTGTACGAGGCCGTGCTCGACCTGCTCCGCGAAGTCGGCTACGACGCCCTCACCATGGACGCCGTGGCCGCTCGCACCAAGTCCAGCAAGGCCACGCTCTACCGCCAGTGGGGCGGCAAGGCCGAACTCGTCGCGAAGGCCGTCCGGCACACCAAGCCCGGCGGCGCGGGTGTCGCCCAGATCGACACCGGGTCGCTCCGAGGCGACCTGCACGCCCTCACCATGCGCTCGGACGACTGCGAGATGGAGCAGAACTCCGCGCTCATGCGAGGCCTGGCCATGGCGATCCACGGCAACCCGGATCTTCTGAAGGCGTTCAAGGAACACCTCATCGGCCCGGAGGTGGCGGATTTCCGTACCGTGCTGCAACGCGCGGTCGACCGCGGTGAGATCCGCCCGGACAACCCCGCGATCGACTTCGTGATGCACATGATGATCGGCGGGTTCGCCGCCCGCTCGATGATCGACGAGCAGCCGCCGACACAGGCCTTCCTCCTGTCGTACATCGACGCCGTGGTCCTCCCCGCCCTCGGCAACCAGAACTACTGA